The following proteins are co-located in the Gordonia polyisoprenivorans genome:
- a CDS encoding DEDD exonuclease domain-containing protein — protein MVVDTAQLSFADLGAGADGTDDAGFGEQSLFDTTIVVVDLETTGGDPARDAITEIGAVKVRGGEVLGEFATLVDPQRSIPPQIVALTGITSAMVYDAPQIGEVLSSFIEFARGCLLVAHNARFDMGFLRHNATRLDMAWPFHTSLCTVRLARRVLTRDEAPTVRLSALADLFDVSVRPTHRALDDARATVEVLHRLLERIGNQGVRTYADLTAYLPRGNPRLRAKRHLAEGLPSRPGVYLFRGPSAEVLYVGTATDLRRRVMSYFNGSDPRPRIAEMVNLAVRVDHVECAHALEAGVRELRLILAHTPAYNRRSTRPHRGWWITLTGERFPRLQITRTPGTDSVGPVANRTRAAEIAELISRAAGLRTCRARMPVAATHHWCRTPADGGDALGGCAAATDRPLTVTDYVGRVQATHDLLSGRDSAMLSGLIDELDRLTDAQMFETAARHRDRVAATIDTLARCQRLSALCRIAEIVVARTDGAGGWELAVIRHGRLASAGHARRGVAPMPVVDALIASAETVLPGEGPLLGASPEESALLHRWLGEPGVRIVASSEGFASPVGSAARRGDWAATARSAAETAMPRRRTRTPAPPPKAVAQHAKPLRAGGIHALS, from the coding sequence GTGGTGGTTGATACGGCTCAGCTCTCCTTCGCCGACCTCGGCGCAGGAGCGGACGGCACCGACGACGCGGGATTCGGCGAGCAGTCCCTGTTCGATACGACGATCGTGGTCGTCGACCTGGAGACGACCGGGGGCGATCCGGCCCGCGACGCCATCACCGAGATCGGCGCGGTGAAGGTGCGCGGCGGCGAGGTGCTCGGTGAGTTCGCGACCCTCGTCGACCCACAACGGTCGATCCCACCGCAGATCGTCGCCCTGACCGGGATCACGAGCGCGATGGTCTACGACGCCCCACAGATCGGTGAGGTGCTGTCCTCCTTCATCGAGTTCGCGCGCGGGTGCCTGCTGGTGGCCCACAACGCGCGCTTCGACATGGGATTCCTGCGCCACAACGCCACGCGGCTGGACATGGCGTGGCCCTTTCACACCAGCTTGTGCACCGTCCGGCTGGCGCGCCGGGTGCTGACCCGCGACGAGGCCCCCACCGTCCGCCTCAGCGCTCTCGCCGACCTGTTCGACGTCTCGGTACGCCCGACGCACCGGGCCCTCGACGACGCCCGCGCCACCGTCGAGGTCCTCCATCGGCTCCTCGAGCGCATCGGAAATCAGGGGGTGCGGACCTACGCCGACCTGACCGCCTATCTCCCCCGTGGGAACCCCCGTCTGCGCGCCAAACGCCATCTCGCCGAAGGACTTCCGTCACGACCGGGGGTCTACCTGTTTCGCGGACCGTCCGCCGAGGTGCTCTACGTGGGCACCGCTACGGATCTGCGACGCCGGGTGATGTCGTATTTCAACGGATCCGACCCACGACCCCGGATCGCCGAGATGGTGAACCTCGCCGTCCGCGTCGACCACGTCGAATGTGCCCACGCACTCGAGGCCGGGGTCCGCGAACTGCGATTGATCCTGGCGCACACGCCCGCCTACAACCGGCGCTCCACCCGCCCACACCGCGGCTGGTGGATCACGCTGACCGGCGAACGATTTCCCCGACTGCAGATCACCCGGACCCCCGGCACCGATTCCGTCGGACCGGTGGCCAATCGCACCCGCGCCGCCGAGATCGCCGAGCTGATCTCCCGAGCCGCCGGACTGCGCACCTGTCGGGCCCGAATGCCGGTCGCCGCGACACATCACTGGTGCCGGACCCCCGCCGACGGTGGCGATGCCCTGGGCGGGTGCGCCGCGGCCACCGACCGTCCGTTGACGGTCACCGACTACGTCGGCCGGGTACAGGCCACCCACGACCTTCTCTCCGGTCGCGACTCGGCCATGTTGTCGGGGCTCATCGACGAACTCGACCGCCTCACCGACGCGCAGATGTTCGAGACCGCGGCGCGTCACCGCGACCGGGTCGCCGCGACCATCGACACGCTGGCACGCTGTCAGCGGCTCTCGGCGCTGTGCCGGATCGCCGAGATCGTCGTCGCCCGGACCGACGGCGCGGGAGGATGGGAATTGGCCGTGATCCGGCACGGCCGGCTCGCGTCGGCCGGACATGCCCGACGGGGAGTGGCCCCCATGCCGGTCGTCGACGCGTTGATCGCCTCCGCGGAGACGGTGCTGCCCGGGGAGGGGCCGCTGCTGGGTGCGTCCCCGGAGGAATCGGCACTGCTCCACCGGTGGCTGGGCGAGCCGGGCGTGCGAATCGTCGCGAGCTCCGAGGGTTTCGCGTCGCCGGTCGGATCGGCGGCGCGCCGCGGCGACTGGGCCGCCACGGCCCGCTCGGCCGCCGAGACCGCCATGCCTCGACGCCGGACCCGGACGCCCGCACCGCCTCCGAAGGCCGTGGCGCAGCACGCAAAGCCGCTACGGGCCGGTGGGATCCACGCCCTAAGCTGA
- a CDS encoding Lrp/AsnC family transcriptional regulator, translating into MITAIVLIHADVHRIPETAQAVADISGVAEVYSCAGDVDLIAKIKVRDHAEIADVVTGRINRLPGVTHTATHIAFRSYSSSEVEGGFSIGEE; encoded by the coding sequence ATGATCACCGCCATCGTCCTCATCCACGCCGACGTTCACCGCATCCCGGAGACCGCGCAGGCGGTCGCCGACATCAGCGGCGTCGCCGAGGTGTACTCGTGTGCCGGCGACGTCGATCTCATCGCCAAGATCAAGGTGCGCGATCACGCCGAGATCGCCGACGTGGTGACCGGCCGGATCAACCGGCTACCGGGGGTGACCCATACCGCCACCCACATCGCCTTCCGCAGCTATTCCAGCTCGGAGGTCGAGGGCGGCTTCTCCATCGGCGAGGAGTAA
- the trpD gene encoding anthranilate phosphoribosyltransferase — translation MSSAQTYTWPQILGRVTDGIDLTVDEAAWAMNEIMTDGATGAQIAAFGVGVKMKGAAPAELRGLAAAMLEHAVPVTVSRPAIDVVGTGGDRSHTVNISTMTAVVIAAAGVAVVKHGNRAASSKSGGADVLEALGVSIGLGAGDVERCVDELGIGFCFAPVFHPAFRFTGPPRREIGIPTVFNVLGPLTNPARPSRGLVGCAFADLAPVLAEAFAERGAAVLVVRGDDGLDELTTTSTSTVWQVVGGRVVELTLDPRELGIELVELSALQGGDAVANAAIARDLFAGARGPVRDAVVLNAAGAIVSAEMTEAYGVESLTAAMVSAKARAEAVIDSGAAAALLDRWAARSQELAGRP, via the coding sequence GTGAGCAGCGCGCAGACGTACACGTGGCCGCAGATCCTCGGCCGGGTCACCGACGGCATCGACCTGACCGTCGACGAAGCGGCCTGGGCGATGAACGAGATCATGACCGACGGGGCGACAGGAGCCCAGATCGCGGCCTTCGGGGTCGGGGTCAAGATGAAGGGCGCAGCGCCCGCCGAGTTGCGCGGGCTGGCCGCGGCGATGCTCGAGCACGCGGTACCGGTGACCGTGTCCCGGCCGGCCATCGACGTGGTCGGCACCGGCGGCGACCGTTCCCACACCGTCAACATCTCCACCATGACCGCCGTCGTCATCGCCGCGGCCGGCGTCGCCGTGGTCAAACACGGCAATCGCGCCGCGTCGTCGAAGAGTGGTGGCGCCGACGTCCTCGAGGCGCTCGGCGTGTCGATCGGCCTGGGCGCGGGCGACGTCGAACGTTGCGTCGACGAATTGGGTATCGGATTCTGCTTCGCGCCGGTGTTCCATCCGGCGTTCCGTTTCACCGGGCCGCCGCGCAGGGAGATCGGTATCCCCACGGTGTTCAACGTGCTCGGGCCGCTGACGAACCCCGCCCGACCCTCCCGCGGGCTGGTCGGCTGTGCCTTCGCCGACCTCGCACCCGTGCTCGCCGAGGCCTTCGCCGAACGAGGGGCGGCCGTGCTCGTCGTCCGGGGTGACGACGGACTCGACGAACTGACGACAACAAGCACCTCGACGGTGTGGCAGGTCGTCGGCGGCCGGGTCGTCGAACTCACCCTCGATCCGCGTGAACTCGGTATCGAGCTCGTGGAGCTGTCGGCGCTGCAGGGGGGAGACGCCGTCGCCAACGCCGCGATCGCCCGCGACCTGTTCGCCGGGGCACGGGGCCCGGTCCGGGACGCGGTGGTCCTCAACGCCGCGGGCGCCATCGTGTCGGCGGAGATGACCGAGGCCTACGGCGTCGAAAGCCTCACCGCGGCGATGGTGTCGGCGAAGGCACGCGCCGAAGCCGTCATCGATTCCGGCGCCGCGGCCGCGCTACTCGATCGGTGGGCCGCCCGCTCACAGGAGCTGGCCGGCCGGCCGTAG
- the ctaE gene encoding aa3-type cytochrome oxidase subunit III gives MTSAVGTSGTAITARVHSLNRPNMVSVGTIVWLSSELMFFAGLFAMYFVARANANPVDGWPPEPTELNLALAIPVTTVLILSSVTCQMGVFAAERGDVFGLRRWYLLTFFMGAFFVCGQGYEYYHLVHEGTTLSSSAYGSVFYMATGFHGLHVIGGLVAFIFLLIRTKLSKFTPAQATAAIVVSYYWHFVDIVWIGLFVTIYFIR, from the coding sequence GTGACTAGCGCTGTAGGTACTTCCGGAACGGCCATCACCGCGCGCGTGCACTCACTCAACCGGCCCAACATGGTGAGTGTCGGCACGATCGTCTGGCTGTCCAGTGAGCTGATGTTCTTCGCAGGCTTGTTCGCGATGTATTTCGTCGCGCGCGCCAACGCCAATCCGGTCGACGGATGGCCTCCGGAGCCCACCGAACTCAATCTGGCCCTGGCCATCCCGGTGACGACGGTCCTCATCCTCTCGTCGGTGACGTGCCAGATGGGTGTGTTCGCCGCCGAGCGCGGCGACGTCTTCGGTCTGCGCCGCTGGTACCTGCTGACCTTCTTCATGGGCGCATTCTTCGTCTGCGGCCAGGGCTACGAGTACTACCACCTGGTGCACGAGGGCACGACGCTCTCCTCGAGCGCCTACGGCTCGGTGTTCTACATGGCCACCGGATTCCACGGCCTGCACGTCATTGGTGGTCTGGTCGCCTTCATCTTCCTGCTGATCCGCACCAAGCTGTCGAAGTTCACCCCGGCCCAGGCGACCGCGGCGATCGTCGTGTCCTATTACTGGCACTTCGTCGACATCGTGTGGATCGGCCTGTTCGTGACGATCTACTTCATTCGATGA
- the qcrC gene encoding cytochrome bc1 complex diheme cytochrome c subunit, with amino-acid sequence MSSSPPRSSDSDATDAVESVATPSTTPASSARRSKARRKLRRRVSGTILLLAGLFMAGMIASLLTPKPQVATADVDNAALISAGKQLYETSCVTCHGANLQGVPDRGPSLLGVGDAAVYFQVSTGRMPAARGEAQALRKPPKFTTAQIDQLGAYIQGMGGGPSVIYEHNPDGSIKTENGVRVVAQESLRGDNLAQGGELFRLNCASCHNFTGRGGALSGGKFAPTLSDVKEQQIYTAMLTGPQNMPKFSNRQLSVDEKKNIIGFIKYVTESKPQGGLGIGGFGPVSEGMVMWFVGVVAIVAAAMWMGSRA; translated from the coding sequence ATGAGTTCATCTCCACCGCGATCGTCGGATAGCGACGCAACTGACGCGGTCGAATCGGTCGCGACGCCGTCGACGACCCCGGCGAGTTCCGCCCGCCGGTCGAAGGCACGACGCAAGCTTCGCCGACGTGTCAGCGGCACCATCCTGTTGCTCGCCGGTCTGTTCATGGCCGGCATGATCGCGTCGCTGCTGACGCCCAAGCCGCAGGTCGCCACCGCCGATGTCGACAACGCCGCGCTGATCAGTGCGGGCAAGCAGTTGTACGAGACCTCGTGCGTCACCTGCCACGGCGCCAACCTGCAGGGTGTGCCCGATCGCGGCCCGTCGCTGCTCGGTGTCGGCGACGCGGCCGTGTACTTCCAGGTGTCGACCGGCCGTATGCCCGCCGCTCGCGGTGAGGCGCAGGCGCTGCGCAAGCCGCCGAAGTTCACCACCGCCCAGATCGACCAGCTCGGTGCCTACATCCAGGGCATGGGTGGTGGACCCAGCGTGATCTACGAGCACAACCCGGACGGTTCGATCAAGACCGAGAACGGTGTCCGCGTGGTTGCCCAGGAGTCACTCCGCGGCGACAACCTCGCCCAGGGTGGCGAGCTGTTCCGACTGAACTGCGCGTCGTGCCACAACTTCACCGGCCGTGGCGGTGCGCTGTCCGGCGGTAAGTTCGCGCCGACGTTGTCCGACGTCAAGGAACAGCAGATCTACACGGCGATGCTGACCGGCCCGCAGAACATGCCGAAGTTCTCCAACCGCCAGCTGTCGGTGGACGAGAAGAAGAACATCATCGGCTTCATCAAGTACGTCACCGAATCCAAGCCGCAGGGCGGCCTCGGAATCGGCGGCTTCGGCCCCGTCAGTGAGGGCATGGTGATGTGGTTTGTCGGGGTTGTGGCGATCGTCGCCGCCGCGATGTGGATGGGATCTCGAGCATGA
- the qcrA gene encoding cytochrome bc1 complex Rieske iron-sulfur subunit: MTVSDKDVPTKDELDQMSNDELVKLGTNLDGVEIIHRGERYPEPGTGVEKRAERQVAIWLTISGISALACFVIFCFNHWHFAMPDDPNYWWYTLNTPLLGITFGLSILSIGIALVLITKKFLPSEISVQDRHDGPGSSDVDKATIVAELKDSGTTSTLGRRKMIIGSGIFAFGALAFTGVIAAVGGIIKNPWADRGDAPLWNSGWSPIYNSKEDPTETVFLRRDVGDPFRVALVRPEDLDSGAMETVFPWRVSDGLGETEESREKLVWGLRYVSNPVMLIRLRPADAANVIKRKGQESFNYGDYFAYTKVCSHLGCPTSLYEQRTNRILCPCHQSQFNALDSAKPVFGPAARALAQLPITVNDQGYLVANRAHNQGNYIEPVGPAFWERDS, translated from the coding sequence ATGACCGTCAGCGATAAGGACGTCCCGACCAAGGACGAACTCGACCAGATGAGCAACGACGAGCTGGTCAAACTCGGTACCAACCTCGACGGGGTGGAGATCATCCACCGCGGCGAGCGCTACCCCGAGCCGGGCACCGGTGTCGAGAAGCGCGCCGAGCGCCAGGTCGCCATCTGGCTGACGATCTCGGGCATCTCCGCGCTCGCCTGCTTCGTCATCTTCTGTTTCAATCACTGGCACTTCGCCATGCCGGACGATCCGAACTACTGGTGGTACACGCTCAACACCCCGCTGTTGGGCATCACCTTCGGTCTGTCGATCCTGTCGATCGGCATCGCACTGGTGTTGATCACCAAGAAGTTCCTGCCCTCGGAGATCTCGGTGCAGGACCGTCACGACGGACCCGGTTCCAGTGACGTCGACAAGGCGACCATCGTCGCCGAGCTGAAGGACTCCGGGACCACCTCCACCCTCGGCCGCCGCAAGATGATCATCGGCTCGGGCATCTTCGCCTTCGGCGCGCTCGCCTTCACCGGTGTGATCGCCGCGGTGGGCGGCATCATCAAGAACCCGTGGGCCGATCGTGGTGACGCTCCCCTGTGGAACTCGGGCTGGTCACCGATCTACAACTCCAAGGAGGACCCGACCGAGACGGTGTTCCTTCGTCGCGATGTCGGTGACCCCTTCCGGGTGGCTCTCGTCAGGCCCGAGGACCTCGACTCCGGGGCGATGGAAACCGTCTTCCCGTGGCGTGTCTCCGACGGACTCGGCGAGACCGAGGAGTCGCGCGAGAAGCTCGTCTGGGGTCTGCGCTACGTCAGCAACCCGGTCATGCTCATCCGCTTGCGTCCGGCCGACGCGGCCAACGTCATCAAGCGCAAGGGCCAGGAGAGCTTCAACTACGGCGACTACTTCGCCTACACCAAGGTCTGCAGTCACCTCGGCTGCCCGACCTCGCTCTACGAGCAGCGCACCAATCGCATCCTCTGCCCGTGCCACCAGTCGCAGTTCAACGCGCTCGACTCGGCCAAACCGGTCTTCGGTCCGGCAGCGCGCGCACTGGCGCAATTGCCGATAACGGTGAACGATCAGGGGTACCTGGTCGCCAACCGTGCCCACAACCAGGGCAACTACATCGAACCCGTCGGACCGGCTTTCTGGGAGCGTGACTCATGA
- the qcrB gene encoding cytochrome bc1 complex cytochrome b subunit has protein sequence MTIADRMATQAEEVDSRYHLAAGMRRQINKVFPSHWSFMLGEVALYSFIILLLSGVYLTFFFDPSMSEVIYHGDYEPLKGVMMTRAYETTLNISFEVRGGLFVRQVHHWAALLFAASIIIHMARIFFTGAFRRPREANWIIGCLLLILAMFEGFFGYSLPDDLLSGTGVRAAMSGIVLGIPLVGTWIHWALFGGQFPGDIIIPRMYVMHILLFPGIILALIGAHLALVWYQKHTQFPGPGRTEKNVVGVRIMPVFAAKGGAMFAVVTGVLAIMAGVFQINPVWVLGPYNPAQVSAGSQPDIYMMWTDGLVRLMPDWELYWGHYTIPAVFWCVVIITLMFGVMFAYPWIEKRLTGDDAHHNLLQRPRDTPVRTGLGAMAFSFYIILTLMCMNDIIALKFHVSLNATTWAGRIGLIVIPPLLYFIAYRWALALQRSDREVLAHGIETGIIKRLPQGEYIELHQPLGPVDSHGHPIPLPYEGAAVPKRMNKLGSAGAPGTGSILLADPPEQQNRNIEHEHEQELAERKALRELQEKGGNPLE, from the coding sequence ATGACCATCGCCGACCGCATGGCCACACAGGCCGAAGAGGTGGACTCGCGGTACCACCTCGCCGCCGGTATGCGCCGGCAGATCAACAAGGTCTTCCCGAGTCACTGGTCCTTCATGCTCGGCGAGGTCGCCCTCTACAGCTTCATCATCCTGCTGCTGTCGGGTGTGTACCTGACCTTCTTCTTCGATCCGTCGATGAGTGAGGTCATCTACCACGGCGATTACGAGCCGCTCAAGGGCGTCATGATGACCCGCGCCTACGAGACCACGCTCAACATCTCGTTCGAGGTGCGCGGCGGTCTGTTCGTCCGGCAGGTGCACCACTGGGCGGCCCTGCTGTTCGCGGCGTCGATCATCATTCACATGGCGCGCATCTTCTTCACCGGTGCGTTCCGACGGCCTCGTGAGGCCAACTGGATCATCGGCTGCCTGCTGCTGATCCTGGCGATGTTCGAGGGCTTCTTCGGTTACTCACTGCCCGACGACTTGCTCTCCGGAACCGGTGTGCGCGCCGCAATGAGCGGTATCGTCCTCGGAATCCCGCTGGTGGGCACCTGGATTCACTGGGCGCTGTTCGGCGGACAGTTCCCGGGCGACATCATCATCCCGCGCATGTACGTGATGCACATCCTGTTGTTCCCGGGAATCATCCTCGCGCTGATCGGTGCTCACCTGGCCCTGGTCTGGTACCAGAAGCACACGCAGTTCCCCGGCCCCGGCCGCACCGAGAAGAACGTCGTCGGCGTGCGCATCATGCCGGTCTTCGCCGCCAAGGGTGGTGCGATGTTCGCCGTGGTCACCGGTGTCCTCGCGATCATGGCCGGTGTGTTCCAGATCAACCCGGTGTGGGTCCTCGGCCCGTACAACCCGGCGCAGGTGTCGGCGGGCTCGCAGCCCGACATCTACATGATGTGGACCGACGGTCTGGTGCGTCTGATGCCCGACTGGGAGCTGTACTGGGGTCACTACACGATTCCGGCGGTGTTCTGGTGCGTCGTGATCATCACCCTGATGTTCGGCGTGATGTTCGCCTACCCGTGGATCGAGAAGCGCCTCACCGGCGACGACGCTCACCACAACCTGCTGCAGCGTCCGCGTGACACCCCGGTGCGCACCGGCCTCGGCGCGATGGCCTTCAGCTTCTACATCATCCTCACGCTGATGTGCATGAACGACATCATCGCGTTGAAGTTCCACGTATCGCTCAATGCGACGACCTGGGCGGGCCGCATCGGCCTGATCGTCATCCCGCCGCTGCTGTACTTCATCGCCTACCGCTGGGCGCTGGCGCTGCAGCGCAGCGACCGCGAGGTCCTCGCCCACGGCATCGAGACCGGCATCATCAAGCGCCTCCCGCAGGGTGAGTACATCGAGCTGCATCAGCCGCTCGGACCGGTCGACAGCCACGGTCACCCGATCCCGCTCCCCTACGAGGGTGCGGCTGTCCCGAAGCGGATGAACAAGCTCGGCTCCGCCGGCGCTCCGGGTACGGGTTCGATCCTGCTCGCCGATCCGCCCGAGCAGCAGAACCGCAACATCGAGCACGAGCACGAGCAGGAGCTCGCCGAACGCAAGGCCCTGCGCGAGTTGCAGGAAAAGGGCGGCAACCCGCTCGAGTAG
- a CDS encoding bifunctional phosphatase PAP2/diacylglycerol kinase family protein translates to MPRTIVDRFRARAIARRADRVTRGLGSLDAAVYDSIARSPSPLLDATMPPLTRAADHSKLWIAIAAGLAASGRPDLQRGAVRGLGSLAVTSLVTNQVAKRVRRRPRPTAALVPAPRRSRTLPTSNSLPSGHSASAAAFATGVAIENPLAGLAMSALAGLVGFSRVATGVHYPGDVAIGLGIGAAVATAGGQIAPPITRRRISIPSPTRDEAPEVTDGANVTVLLNPASGDGRGARIRDRIRAELPAARIVELDSGDDFAAIARDAADACDVLAVCGGDGTVATAAAAALATDTPLAVFPGGTFNHFARDVGTTTADDTIAALREGRVTRVDAARLGSDRVVLNTASIGSYPHFVRARERLENRTGKALASTLAIVHVLRHSRPQRIRVNGEELDVTLFLLGNSMYGSSGFAPARRERLDDGLLDIRFLVAGGRWAFARLVFGLLSGRLQRSRSYREMQVPEFSFTSEEPVVVAHDGEIGESYRDATFTVAYRALKVYGSSVVGKP, encoded by the coding sequence ATGCCCCGCACCATCGTCGACCGCTTCCGCGCCCGGGCGATCGCGCGGCGAGCCGACCGCGTGACCCGCGGCCTCGGTTCCCTCGACGCCGCCGTCTACGACTCCATCGCCCGCTCCCCCAGCCCACTGCTCGACGCCACGATGCCGCCGCTGACACGAGCGGCCGACCACAGCAAGTTGTGGATCGCGATCGCTGCCGGGCTCGCCGCCAGCGGCCGGCCGGATCTGCAACGCGGTGCCGTGCGCGGGCTCGGCTCGCTGGCCGTCACCAGTCTGGTCACCAACCAGGTCGCCAAGCGCGTGCGACGACGGCCGCGCCCCACCGCCGCCCTGGTACCCGCTCCCCGCCGAAGCCGAACGCTCCCGACCTCCAACTCCCTGCCGTCGGGGCACTCCGCGAGCGCTGCCGCCTTCGCCACCGGAGTGGCGATCGAGAACCCTCTTGCGGGACTGGCGATGTCGGCGCTTGCCGGGTTGGTCGGTTTCTCCCGGGTGGCCACCGGTGTGCACTATCCGGGAGACGTGGCGATCGGCCTGGGGATCGGCGCCGCCGTGGCTACCGCGGGCGGTCAGATCGCACCGCCGATCACCCGCCGCCGGATCTCGATCCCCAGCCCCACTCGCGACGAGGCACCCGAGGTCACCGACGGCGCCAATGTCACCGTGTTGCTGAATCCGGCGTCCGGCGACGGCCGGGGTGCGCGGATCCGCGACCGCATCCGTGCCGAGTTGCCCGCCGCCCGAATCGTGGAACTCGACTCCGGTGACGACTTCGCCGCGATCGCCCGCGACGCCGCCGATGCCTGCGACGTGCTCGCCGTGTGCGGTGGCGACGGAACGGTGGCCACCGCGGCGGCAGCGGCGCTCGCCACCGACACCCCGCTCGCGGTCTTTCCCGGCGGCACGTTCAATCACTTCGCCCGCGACGTCGGGACCACGACCGCCGACGACACGATCGCCGCCCTGCGTGAGGGAAGGGTGACCCGCGTCGATGCTGCCCGGCTGGGCTCGGATCGGGTCGTGCTGAACACCGCCAGCATCGGCTCCTACCCCCACTTCGTGCGAGCACGCGAACGGCTGGAGAACCGGACCGGGAAGGCGCTGGCCAGCACCCTGGCGATCGTGCACGTTCTGCGCCACTCACGCCCGCAGCGCATCCGGGTCAACGGCGAGGAACTCGACGTCACGTTATTCCTGCTCGGCAACTCGATGTACGGCTCGTCCGGGTTCGCCCCGGCCCGTCGCGAACGCCTCGACGACGGGCTCCTCGACATCCGCTTCCTCGTCGCCGGCGGGCGCTGGGCCTTTGCGCGGCTGGTCTTCGGGCTGCTGAGCGGCCGCCTGCAACGCTCGCGTTCCTATCGGGAGATGCAGGTCCCGGAGTTCTCGTTCACCTCCGAGGAGCCGGTGGTCGTCGCGCACGACGGGGAGATCGGCGAGTCGTACCGCGACGCCACCTTCACCGTCGCCTATCGTGCCCTCAAGGTGTACGGCTCCAGCGTCGTCGGCAAGCCCTGA
- a CDS encoding alpha-amylase family protein, giving the protein MRWTDHAIWWHVYPLGFCGAPIRDHDATPAPRLRRLLNWLDYAVELGASGLLLGPVFASQAHGYDVVDPFRIDPRLGRQQDFDDLVAQCRARGLRVVLDGVFSHVGDRHPAVLRALHEGPGTETDMFDIDWAADGGPRPRVFEGHSSLVRLNHASQRTADHAVAVMNHWLDRGVDGWRLDAAYSVPVDFWARVLPEVRGSHGDAWFLGEVIHGDYRAFVAASGVDSVTQYELWKAIWSAITDRNLFELNWALVRHNDFLARFVPNTFVGNHDVTRIASLVGPDHAIVAAAILLTVGGIPSVYSGDEQGFTGLKQERVGGDDAVRPAFPDTPAGLADWGHDIMRAHQDLIGLRRRHPWLVTARTESLTLTNTRYGYRSSAVAGGDWIDVHIDLDDRPHVRIDDAAGVTLWSSPG; this is encoded by the coding sequence GTGCGATGGACAGACCACGCCATCTGGTGGCACGTCTACCCTCTCGGATTCTGTGGTGCACCGATCCGGGACCACGACGCGACCCCGGCTCCCCGACTACGCCGTCTGCTGAACTGGCTGGACTACGCCGTCGAACTCGGTGCCTCCGGGCTGTTGCTGGGTCCGGTCTTCGCCTCGCAGGCTCACGGCTACGACGTCGTCGACCCGTTCCGGATCGATCCCCGCCTCGGCCGGCAGCAGGATTTCGACGATCTCGTCGCGCAGTGTCGGGCACGGGGGCTGCGGGTGGTCCTCGACGGGGTCTTCAGCCATGTCGGCGATCGGCACCCCGCGGTGCTGCGCGCGCTGCACGAGGGGCCCGGCACCGAGACCGACATGTTCGACATCGACTGGGCGGCCGACGGCGGGCCCCGACCCCGCGTGTTCGAGGGTCATTCGTCGTTGGTGCGACTGAATCACGCATCCCAGCGCACCGCCGACCACGCGGTGGCCGTGATGAACCACTGGCTCGACCGCGGCGTCGACGGCTGGCGTCTGGATGCCGCGTATTCGGTCCCCGTCGACTTCTGGGCTCGGGTGCTGCCCGAGGTCCGCGGCAGCCACGGCGACGCCTGGTTCCTCGGTGAGGTCATCCACGGCGACTACCGCGCCTTCGTCGCCGCGTCCGGCGTCGATTCGGTGACCCAGTACGAACTGTGGAAGGCGATCTGGTCGGCCATCACCGACCGCAACCTGTTCGAACTGAACTGGGCCCTGGTGCGCCACAACGACTTCCTGGCCCGGTTCGTGCCGAACACCTTTGTCGGCAATCACGACGTCACCCGCATCGCGAGCCTCGTCGGACCGGATCACGCGATCGTCGCAGCGGCGATACTGCTGACCGTCGGTGGTATCCCGTCGGTGTACTCCGGCGACGAGCAGGGATTCACCGGCCTCAAGCAAGAGCGGGTCGGCGGCGACGACGCCGTCCGTCCGGCCTTTCCCGACACCCCGGCCGGGCTCGCCGACTGGGGCCACGACATCATGCGGGCGCACCAGGATCTCATCGGGTTACGTCGCAGGCACCCGTGGCTCGTCACGGCGAGAACCGAGTCGCTGACGCTGACCAACACGCGATACGGCTACCGCAGCAGTGCCGTGGCCGGTGGCGACTGGATCGACGTGCACATCGATCTCGACGACCGGCCGCACGTCCGCATCGACGACGCCGCCGGTGTCACGCTCTGGTCCTCTCCGGGTTGA